The Helianthus annuus cultivar XRQ/B chromosome 15, HanXRQr2.0-SUNRISE, whole genome shotgun sequence genomic sequence TGAGACGATCGCTTGAACAGTGATGTAATGaaatacatatgtatatatatataataacaacAATTATTAATTCCAAAAGAAAAGATTTTCAATATACTAACTAGGGGTTACaaaattgccctaaacgggtcttaaTTAACATACTAgctgtccacgtagggactaaaaggaaaaacaagtccacgtagggactaataCAGAAAGAAagtgtccacgtagggactagtTCTGAATAAAAATGTTTACGCAGGAACTTaatttaaataaacaaatacaagacaaataaataatttttttaatccTCATCTTTCTTCCCTTTGATTAGCTTTATAAGTTTCTTCATGAACTTACTTGTTCTTCTTTCACCTCTTTCCACTCGACGTTCAACGTCATTCACCCTTCCTAAAGCCTGAGTTAAGGCCTCCAATTGTTTGAGTGGTaattgtggttgtggttgtggttgaggttgtggtggtggtatAGGATACTGGTACCCATAAGCGGGATATCTAGTTGGGTATGCTAGAGGAAAAGGCGGATACAAGGCGTTATGAACGGCCGCCTCAACATAAGGGTCGTATGTAGGCACTTGATAGTTGTAACCTGTAGGTGCTTGTGGTTCAAACGGGTTATACCCAGTCGCAGTTGGGTAAGTGGGGATTGGGTATTCAAAACCCATTGGTGATGGTTGTGCAAAGGTGGCCGGTGTAGTGTCAATCATCGGTGTAGCATTTGAGGGTCCTCCCATTTTGGGGATCCTCAGGAATAGAGGGTAGTTGTGTGATTGGGGGCGAACTTATGCGTGGCACCCCACACACTGACATGCGTACATTCCGCCTTCTCCTTGGAGGTGGCGGTGGTTGTTcctccactggtggtggtggcggtgttaCCGCTTGTAGGTATGGTTCTtctggtggaggtggaggtggtgtgtTATGATATGAGGGAGTAAACTCCCACTTGTATCTTCCCCACCATTCGACCCATTCATCGAGGCCATGGTAAGGCGATCCCGCATATGATGCAGAACTACTGGAAATGTCTATGGGATGCGTAGGCGTCCCAGATGGTTGCATGACTGGATCTGGATCTTCGTCCACGTACATTTCTTGAGTTTCATCGTGATGTTCGTCGGGATCCAAGTGGTTATAACCAGCGAGAGAGTTGATTTAGTCATTCGGGTCAAAATGGCCCTGTGACTGCGAATGATGAGAGTGTTACGAATGGTATGACTCGTGCAAATGTTGTGGTCCGAACGAGTGATGGTATGATGGCGAAGTGCTTAATGAAACAGATCGCCTTGCCGGTTCAATGATGCAGATGGAGTGCGGCGGTGTGATGGTCCCGCCTGATTGGATGGTCCGCCTCGCATCGGACCTTTTCCACGGCCTCTTCCTCGAACTCTTAGAGGCATTGTGATAAGTAACCTATCAAAAcaaggattgccagttccaatgattgagcacgggggcgtgttcaacgggcaaggcccgtgctgagctctgcagaagctgaaaaactaagaaaatcctaaaaattgaaaaagaaaaataaaaatatgattaggccgttgattcctaactttcttaaaatccttgtgtccccggcaacggcgccaaaaacttgatgtgtgttggtgtatatataatttatatgtataattaagccctttttacacctttagccaagttttaaatttataaaaacacgatattcactaacactaaacacacatatgggcaagtgcacccatcgtggacgtagtatagtgttggtaagataccggggtcgtccaaggacacaagagcttttaataccggtttatcctcaacgtctaatcaaatcaaaaagtgagaaaaatgtttttaaactaagaaaataaaaactaactaaatgctgaaaaataaaataaaataaaaacagatagacaagatgaatcacttggatccgactcgtgtattagtataacctttgattattttcgcacttttgcacttgtttaagagattatcttagttattgtagtaggcccctcttttgaaggcgacgttaccctcaacccagtagtttgagtcagcaaggatacaatcctaaagggtcggattattggaagataatgaattaagttattaatgcaaattatggtaggccccgcttttggcggtgacgttaccctcgactaagtagtctgagtcagcagggatacagtcctaaatagtcgggttatagtattaatagtagttaacttatgagggggtcaaagagtttcgatccccgccatccaatacctatgggcattgaaggagatcctactaaatttgacccaggtcccaagcaggacctctaaacgctgaacaagggcaagacccttaccaaaccgttcccttaacccccaaccaggtagccaactgtaacacctcgaaaaattacgtccaataatgcattgacacgtgtcatgggcATTGGATATGTGAAcaaatactttagagggactaaagttgacaaacagtgaaaactatggaacgtaagggtccaaagtgtcaaaaatggataaatagactccataataagcctacataatgtttataaccttaaacggatggatcatggatcatacgaagcggaaaatgcacgaaagtgaggaattacaaactataggggctaaaagtgtcaacatgttgaatttatatctctgagtgatcttttggcagccccgaagctttgtaatgctagaatatactcactagaatatgtggtaaaaatttcatgaagtttcgttatcgtatgagaaagttatggccaaaaccgtacttgaggggttaaaagcgtcaacgtcgaatttcatgacttttcgggtgagcgcaaagttaaccgaggataTTACCATGTTgataaatgtcccaaggttcctaaaaatcAGTTTGAGGGTTTACAAGTCAAAATAAATGGCCAAAACCTCGCGAGcaaaggacagggaccaaaactgcaacatttGACAAAGTTTGGGACCTGCAGACACCAGGGGGCCCGCCTGGGCTgtcttaagcgggccgcgtgccCCTGCCAGTAACTGAATTCGCGAATTTTTGCATTTTAGTCCGAATTAAGAGTGGAGAACAGCTATGAGCACCTCCAAAACTCACCAATGGATGGCCATGCATGTTGGGACACCTGTTGCACTCTCATAACACCTGATTTCCCCTTAAAATATGATCAATTCTTCACATTTTGAGGGTCTTGAGTAGTAACCAAGAACACCACAAACTTGCAAGAATTCACAAGGCTTCTCCAGGGActttctgatcgacaaggcagccTCATAGTGAttcctaagcttcattaggactcttgtaagcatccaTAACTTCCTCTAATTCGTTCTATCATAGATTATTagctaaaagtcaatccgtcatagttatagtttgacttttcgattaaacgaatttgactcagtcatttctcaaattaaaagtacctacaagttggtatttatgtgggaaacaaaccctcaaaagggtattctctgattcccactctaagcatgctatttgtcgagtcaaagttgttcttaaaagtcaacagaaattgtttttgcgaaatatagcataaatggtaatgtagatgacatgcaatcagtttgatcatcaaaataactttataataaatgtaagaatatgttttatcatgattagCTCGACAATCTTtggtataaactcggatcggaaccgaaagtcttataaaacgactttttcctTGACTCTCGAtccggatccgtgcatgcatgtttgagatctgtattggagtttatttttgaccatttttatttaagtttaactctctggaatttttacaacttgagtctatgcttaaccgattcacctgcatgtttccgatttatgcttaaagttgactattttgccccttttgttataaaacgtgatttttggaaaagtgaaagagtagaaacctttattactgatttataaacatgcaccgaaaatttgagatcagttggaggtccagattttgagttatggccgatatcgtaaaactatagctttatgttaaagaaacggcgcatttagcgtataacctatttaaggccactttttgatataaaaatttttacccactgatgttatataatattttgggatttttgaagatttttatttaatttttggctgatcgtatcataggtctctaagtttgattcggttaataccagttttgaccttttaagccataaaatgagttttatgcatccttttgaccccaaacctttttctactgattttatttgttaaataaattattttgaacattctggaaatataaaaatctcagctttcttttgaaaacccggaaacggccctaaatcgcctttctaagcgtttttaacgcgtagtatgcgttatacccatattaaacatataaggattatacctactgatgtatttagcatatttttataaaataacagtaagtataaatctttgaactcaggtttccagttttgacatttttagcccttgtgaaattactaaaatacccctacggtgcatagtttgattttaaatgataagttttgtatatgggtcataccctactgttataatatgtcaagataagtatatttactgtataaatcagacctgtaacacagatttccaatttaactcttttataatcttttaaatgaccaaaatgcccttataaggcataaattgagtttaaatttattcggggcataatagaacataacttgctgatattatatcatatttaaagcatattatctcagggaacttgcatatgactcttttgcctacccgtaacgctcttttagcgttcggttcggtttatgtaactagtttgcataaattgaccgaaacgggtcaaacgttatcatttttgtctcaaaatccagaatgtatttagtatacccataatatacaagtattcaaacttgtcgggtctaaatcacattctacccggtcttcgcttaatcgtgcgcttgaaccgtatcgtccttaaactaaccggtctaagcttaggcttaaataaaagacccgttaggaatctaataggttattataaacctttgttccagattaggaggcccagtaaaagctatcctcacttgccaattgtgattcatacttactcaggtaaatacttttaacttattttccctatacgggcttgggttacggtatatagaataccgcttgatcgagcgtacaaaatcttgcacccttgggtgttcaattgaataattttgatcggctcgtttaaacagtcttgttttactttaagcctttggggggttaatgaccatgtcccggttatccttggcattatcttacgagatggccacgaccagagcacggggtgtagccgtacacccgtcgtgtataactctttaatgtggtgtgtctattaatctttaacccggacaagatcccgggctactgaacgcacgagtaacatgtaattcgttcacaagattatattgcataattagcccaagttataaaaatatttttatgccatgtgcatttaaatcaattttcaatcattctcaaaatgagtcagttaatttgtatttaccagtgtaaactgacgtattttcccaaaaggttaagtgcaggtactacacgtactaggctggctgtttcctagagcgtccacaatagtctcgcaagctcggacgacaataaaactgttgaacaattatcttattttatttgatccgcctgtggatccgtttcaactactcgtgatatttaatattacattttatttaaagttgaaatgaatctatttctgcttccgctgtgcattattatattgtgttgtttgtctatgatgatgccaactacgtcaccataccctccaccgggcccaccggtgacacgtggaaatttgggggtgtgacaggttggtatcagagccaactctgagtgaattaaacactagccttctgtgtttaatctcagttacacaattgcacattcctcgattttcgagtctagacaaatcctacactcttttgggcctcattctgaaaatgagccccacaactcccaccaatcctacattcctcttcaccagtcaccttttgattacccagcacctgtctatcagggcctgtacaaccctgatgattacttgggagaaccagtgggtcataacccacttggacctgaagaccacttcccgggtggcaatgagatggaggtcgatgaggataccgatccttccatgccaccgtccggcacaccgaaccaccccattgAGATTTCAGATGGGTCACCATTCAGgggatcaccttacaatggtCTCGACAGTTAcgaggagagattcaagcagcacgactgggtttatacccctagttaccataactctcccatgcaccagtcctaccacaGCTCTCCTGTGCACTCATAGCaccactcccagcagcagcttcagcagcagcctcagcagcaggatccttctgagggattctggcgcgacgtggtcactccgccgccgccaccacctccggttttgcctcctccgccttaGAGGCGAAGGGGAAGGAACGCccggatgtccacacgaggagggatacgcatcggcacccctccacattcagGAAGCAGCCGATACTCGCCGCTTCATGAGGAGCCAGAGATGGGAGAGTCTTCGCATCCCATCTCAGAAGTTACTTCTGCGCCTATCGCGCCACCACCACCTCAGGATTTTGGGAACccaatccctgcgtatgctagcgcagcacagtttAATCCTTTCGAGCCGACCTTTCCCCCAGGGtatgactatacaggggatccctactagatagcttcgggctacaaccctctcaatcaggagagtgcttttggaggtccctgggctacgggacaatcgacTTTTGGATACTTATCgcatggataccagcagccgcagcctcctcaaccaccgcagtatcagccaccgccgccggcgccgatgatgtcgccaccgcaagtccaagaaatcctgcaagggataaacGACGTGCGACGTGAGTTGCGACAGGAAATGCGGgaagatcgccgacacaaccgcggaatgtttaagaagatggttgacttgatcaagggtaaaggtaagaaggattattaaatcctttgg encodes the following:
- the LOC110925455 gene encoding extensin-2-like translates to MYVDEDPDPVMQPSGTPTHPIDISSSSASYAGSPYHGLDEWVEWWGRYKWEFTPSYHNTPPPPPPEEPYLQAVTPPPPPVEEQPPPPPRRRRNVRMSVCGVPRISSPPITQLPSIPEDPQNGRTLKCYTDD